The following are encoded together in the Candidatus Cloacimonadaceae bacterium genome:
- a CDS encoding polysaccharide deacetylase family protein translates to MRRSVCKARCALIFSLLLCLAGCRFISEERAKSPIIVFTFDDAHVSIIRHGFPILSEYGFRGTNFVNSGRIGNPNRMTWDDLRTLEHIYGWETGGHTMNHEDLPEISFAEAETTIRDDYRNLVQNELNPRSFALPKGACPQEYYQIILRYYKNIRNSSDFAMQAPVNRLALGYLPFLGEWTAAQIKDRIMRGIANRESIIIIGFHHIETPDAPTYDNCPTSELREIMRFVSERGLRVLPLAEAIEEL, encoded by the coding sequence ATGCGACGATCGGTCTGCAAAGCTCGCTGCGCTTTGATTTTTAGCCTGCTGCTGTGCTTGGCAGGTTGCAGATTCATTTCCGAGGAAAGAGCAAAAAGTCCGATTATCGTCTTCACTTTTGATGACGCGCATGTCAGCATTATTCGGCATGGGTTTCCGATCCTGAGCGAATATGGCTTCCGCGGCACGAACTTTGTGAATTCCGGCAGGATCGGCAATCCCAACCGCATGACCTGGGATGATTTGCGGACTCTCGAACACATCTATGGATGGGAAACAGGCGGGCACACCATGAACCACGAAGATCTGCCGGAAATCAGCTTTGCCGAAGCGGAGACCACCATCAGGGACGACTATCGCAACCTCGTTCAAAATGAATTGAATCCGCGTTCCTTCGCACTTCCCAAGGGAGCATGCCCACAGGAATACTATCAGATCATTCTGCGCTACTACAAAAATATCCGCAATAGCAGCGACTTTGCCATGCAGGCTCCGGTGAACCGTCTGGCATTGGGATATCTGCCTTTCCTGGGCGAGTGGACGGCGGCGCAAATCAAAGATCGGATTATGCGCGGTATCGCCAACCGCGAAAGCATCATCATCATCGGATTTCATCACATCGAAACTCCGGATGCGCCCACCTATGATAATTGTCCCACGAGCGAATTGCGGGAAATCATGCGTTTTGTGAGTGAAAGAGGCTTGCGCGTGCTGCCTCTGGCGGAAGCGATCGAAGAATTGTGA
- a CDS encoding pyridoxal phosphate-dependent aminotransferase, producing the protein MKLSQRAIEIQASPIRKLMPYANNAKKRGITVYHLNIGQPDIPTPPEMIRVYHEFSEKVLAYGPSQGLDVYRKGLVEYYGKNSIPLEENDILVTTAGSEAVTFAMLVVCGVGDEIIVPEPFYTNYNGFASMTGITIKPLTTYAETGFQLPDNDAIEAVIGTKTKAIMICNPGNPTGTVYSKEDIFRLASLAKKHGLYLISDEVYREFVYDGMTHTSILQIPGIEEHAIMVDSVSKRYSACGARIGCIVSRNKALMDATLKFAQARLCPPTVDQLAANACVALGDEFFVPLIGEYQRRRDLVYNELIKIPGIVCVKPEGAFYIVAKLPIEDAEDFVIWLLDKFQINNETVMTAPAEGFYATPGLGRNELRIAYVLNENDLMAAMNIFRLGFETYCKEKQS; encoded by the coding sequence ATGAAGCTATCGCAGCGCGCAATCGAGATACAGGCATCACCGATCCGCAAGCTGATGCCCTATGCCAACAACGCAAAGAAAAGAGGGATAACGGTTTATCATCTCAATATCGGCCAGCCGGACATCCCTACTCCCCCGGAAATGATCCGCGTCTATCACGAGTTTTCCGAAAAAGTGCTCGCCTACGGTCCTTCACAGGGCTTGGACGTCTATCGCAAAGGCTTGGTGGAATATTACGGGAAAAACAGCATCCCGCTTGAGGAAAACGACATCCTAGTCACCACCGCGGGCAGCGAAGCGGTCACTTTTGCCATGCTTGTCGTCTGTGGCGTGGGCGATGAGATCATTGTTCCCGAACCTTTCTATACGAACTACAACGGCTTTGCATCGATGACGGGCATCACCATCAAACCGCTCACCACCTATGCCGAGACCGGTTTCCAACTTCCAGATAACGACGCCATCGAAGCTGTTATCGGCACAAAGACCAAAGCAATCATGATCTGCAACCCCGGCAATCCCACCGGCACGGTCTATTCCAAAGAGGATATCTTCCGTCTGGCTAGTCTGGCGAAAAAGCACGGACTCTATCTGATCTCGGACGAGGTCTATCGCGAATTTGTCTATGACGGAATGACCCATACCAGCATCTTGCAAATACCCGGCATCGAGGAACATGCGATCATGGTGGACAGCGTTTCCAAACGCTACAGCGCCTGTGGAGCGCGCATCGGTTGCATCGTTTCGCGCAACAAAGCTTTGATGGACGCAACGCTCAAATTTGCCCAGGCAAGGCTGTGTCCGCCAACGGTGGATCAGCTTGCCGCCAATGCCTGCGTGGCGCTTGGTGATGAATTCTTTGTTCCTCTGATCGGCGAATATCAAAGACGCAGAGACTTGGTTTACAATGAACTCATCAAGATTCCCGGCATCGTCTGCGTGAAACCGGAAGGCGCATTTTACATCGTCGCCAAGCTGCCGATCGAGGATGCCGAGGACTTTGTTATCTGGCTTTTGGACAAGTTTCAGATCAACAACGAAACTGTGATGACGGCGCCCGCAGAGGGTTTCTATGCCACTCCCGGCTTGGGCAGAAACGAGCTGCGCATCGCGTATGTATTGAACGAAAACGACCTGATGGCGGCGATGAATATCTTCCGCCTGGGCTTTGAAACCTACTGCAAAGAAAAACAATCGTGA
- a CDS encoding sugar ABC transporter permease, giving the protein MKTRWKISPYLYILPAFGLLFLFRLIPILMSFLISFYDWGITGTGKFIAFDNYGTMFKDPVFWKSLMNTFWVVIFMVPASIVFSLIFAVLLNQIKRLKGLFRTIYFLPFVTSLVAVSIVWKIIYSEQSGLANSFLGLVGIAPQKWLSEARGIFDIFFSGIGISLPAWMHGPSQALFAIIIMTIWKGLGYNTIIYLAGLQNIPKDYYEAAEIDGAGKLKQFFRITLPLVSPTTFYVLLMTTIVSFQTFAQIYLMTDKGGPLNSTKLIVYYIYEKGFDTLDMGYASAVALFLFVLVLGLTLFQRRLEKKVNY; this is encoded by the coding sequence ATGAAAACCAGATGGAAGATATCTCCCTATCTTTATATTCTACCGGCTTTCGGGCTGCTGTTTCTGTTTCGACTGATTCCGATTCTCATGTCTTTTTTGATCAGTTTCTACGATTGGGGAATCACCGGCACCGGCAAGTTCATCGCCTTTGACAACTATGGCACGATGTTCAAGGACCCGGTGTTTTGGAAATCGCTCATGAACACGTTTTGGGTAGTGATTTTCATGGTTCCCGCCAGCATCGTCTTTTCCCTGATTTTTGCCGTGCTGCTCAATCAGATCAAACGCCTCAAAGGGCTTTTTCGAACGATCTACTTCCTGCCCTTCGTGACCTCGCTCGTAGCGGTCTCCATCGTGTGGAAGATCATCTATTCGGAGCAGTCCGGACTGGCAAACAGCTTTCTGGGTCTCGTCGGAATCGCTCCACAGAAATGGCTCTCCGAGGCGCGCGGCATCTTCGATATCTTCTTTTCCGGCATAGGCATATCGCTGCCGGCTTGGATGCACGGTCCGTCCCAGGCACTTTTTGCGATCATCATCATGACAATTTGGAAAGGTTTGGGCTACAACACGATCATCTATCTTGCCGGACTTCAAAACATCCCCAAGGACTATTATGAAGCTGCGGAGATCGATGGCGCCGGCAAGCTCAAACAGTTCTTCCGCATCACTTTGCCATTGGTCTCCCCCACCACCTTTTATGTGCTGCTGATGACCACGATTGTCTCATTTCAGACTTTTGCCCAGATCTATCTGATGACGGACAAGGGTGGACCATTGAATTCGACCAAGCTGATCGTCTATTACATCTATGAAAAGGGGTTTGACACTCTGGATATGGGCTATGCCAGCGCGGTGGCGCTATTCCTCTTCGTCCTGGTATTGGGGCTTACGCTATTCCAGAGACGCCTTGAGAAAAAGGTCAACTACTAG
- a CDS encoding carbohydrate ABC transporter permease, producing MNKMIRMTIIYTFLTIFGLFMIVPFIWMISTSLMTQSEFNKHDSIFIPKEEYHVWHNQNKDQRIIFVTTKGDSAIVHILNKDHQIEREYVSVLAKDVELIKKVPSLNWGNFIKAFKKVPFATYFANTLFVSFLSLIGVLITSLLAAYALARMEFRGREFIFVLFLSMLMVPEPIYLISSYVLLDKINWLDTYKALIVPWCVNIFTIFLFRQHFKSLPKELFDAAAIDGCSTFGMLRRIILPLSKPIIATASIFSLIGSWNSFMWPLVMTNRPELRVLQVGLSYFNQEASTQTTLLMAASTFSILPILILFIIAQKQIIASSAKAGMKD from the coding sequence ATGAACAAAATGATAAGAATGACGATCATCTACACCTTCCTCACGATCTTTGGGCTCTTTATGATCGTGCCCTTCATCTGGATGATCTCTACTTCGCTGATGACGCAATCCGAATTTAACAAACACGATTCCATCTTCATTCCCAAGGAAGAATATCACGTCTGGCACAATCAGAATAAGGATCAGCGCATCATCTTCGTGACCACAAAGGGAGACAGCGCGATTGTGCACATCCTGAACAAAGATCATCAGATCGAGCGGGAATATGTATCCGTGCTTGCCAAAGATGTGGAACTGATCAAAAAGGTGCCTTCCCTCAATTGGGGAAACTTTATCAAGGCATTTAAGAAAGTGCCTTTCGCCACCTATTTTGCCAATACCTTGTTTGTCTCCTTTCTATCGCTGATCGGCGTGCTCATCACATCGCTTTTGGCGGCATACGCTTTGGCGAGGATGGAGTTTCGAGGCAGGGAATTTATCTTCGTGCTTTTCCTGAGCATGTTGATGGTGCCGGAACCGATCTATCTGATATCTTCCTACGTGCTGCTGGATAAAATCAATTGGCTGGATACCTATAAAGCGTTGATCGTTCCCTGGTGCGTGAATATCTTCACCATTTTCCTCTTCCGCCAGCACTTCAAATCCCTGCCCAAGGAGCTTTTCGATGCCGCCGCCATCGATGGTTGCAGCACCTTCGGCATGCTTCGCCGGATTATTTTGCCGCTTTCCAAACCCATAATCGCCACCGCGTCGATCTTTTCGTTGATTGGATCCTGGAATAGCTTCATGTGGCCATTAGTGATGACCAACCGTCCCGAACTGCGCGTTTTGCAGGTGGGCTTGAGCTATTTCAATCAGGAAGCTTCCACCCAGACGACTCTTTTGATGGCGGCTTCCACTTTCAGCATCCTGCCCATCCTCATCCTCTTTATCATCGCGCAAAAACAGATCATCGCCAGCAGTGCCAAAGCGGGCATGAAAGATTAG
- a CDS encoding DUF2723 domain-containing protein, with translation MNKQKLDLKKIKELAQMGKIPATTGKEYQKPRPRVPIDDADLRPCELVKPKINWIAAGIVFSLTLIVYMLTQARTLSFWDSGEYATCISILGVPHPPGNPFYILFGRAVVALFGRGFSHAVIAAFISGITSALAVMFTYLMTVQLVSMFRIKAWEAMYAGIVAAFFTAFSFTFWMNAIEAEVYAGLVFFVNLIIWLILYWVQKSRDMNRQNILLLILYLFFLGFCVHQTALQIAPAVLFIVIYPLLRGGTTKSSFWPKVIGYTIALLFGYIIFGRIGKGFGIDDFDKWGFALVAFLLLYIELRDVIDRRVWWIGIGLVLVGLSSHLYLMVRASDRPFINEGHPSTMSMFKDYVLRKQYGETSFFVRRGHFIKDQLGYHFLRYFNMQWFNAEMLSKWLSVPANLINSIGTAIVALLGLFGAIFHQRRNRHSFYYFLSIMIVTTIVMVFVMNLSDGEVRDRDYFFVVAYNMWAVWLGIGALGILYLFKTEMPKYILAGLILILPLINFVSQYHVHDRSKEFIALDYGVNFLNSMEENAIIFTNGDNDTFPIWYAQAVHDPYAKEHVYPAKDVYPYPAALESIKSAMDFKTKNLRGIRKDVSVANLSLLNTPWYIKQLRDKEGILFNWTDEQIDELRPREITQPLTISAGAAAPDMRFRVDYEKSPPWRQNEPVYRISDLAVMQIIKANFGKRPIYFAVTCESYIGFDDYLRNEGMVSRLTHVKTDEDVAVEINRLLNNIDKVYEYRSILDDKVYKDDNMRRLVMNYGSGYVRASTWFIKKREFEKAKHYIDKARKFVTDEIRLIDFHVRYNAGTGNWTALDKFIEDNVFRHSDGWRIYLSYVMSYLMDTYPEKAMSYFRKGMLQYPDQDYMAAFTSHFAKNTGKQAEAIAMFDSIQPLIRYDLSKHKAFLMQRQLPSTNDSDMFE, from the coding sequence ATGAATAAACAAAAACTGGATCTGAAAAAGATCAAGGAACTCGCCCAAATGGGCAAGATACCAGCTACCACGGGAAAAGAATACCAGAAACCCCGGCCCCGCGTCCCGATTGACGATGCGGATCTCAGACCCTGCGAATTGGTGAAACCCAAGATAAACTGGATCGCCGCGGGCATTGTCTTCTCCCTCACGTTGATCGTCTATATGCTCACTCAGGCACGCACATTGTCCTTTTGGGATTCTGGAGAATATGCCACCTGCATCAGCATCCTCGGTGTGCCCCATCCCCCCGGAAATCCTTTCTACATCCTCTTTGGCAGAGCCGTCGTAGCATTGTTTGGAAGGGGTTTTTCCCATGCCGTGATCGCGGCATTTATTTCCGGAATCACTTCCGCGTTAGCGGTGATGTTTACCTATCTGATGACGGTGCAGCTCGTCAGCATGTTTCGCATCAAAGCCTGGGAAGCGATGTATGCCGGGATCGTGGCGGCGTTTTTCACCGCTTTTTCCTTCACTTTCTGGATGAACGCGATCGAGGCGGAGGTCTATGCCGGGCTTGTTTTCTTCGTCAATCTGATTATCTGGCTCATTCTTTACTGGGTGCAAAAATCACGTGATATGAACCGGCAAAACATCCTGCTCCTAATCCTCTACCTCTTTTTCCTGGGTTTCTGCGTGCACCAAACAGCTTTGCAGATCGCTCCGGCGGTGCTTTTTATCGTCATCTATCCTCTCTTGCGCGGCGGCACCACCAAAAGTAGTTTCTGGCCCAAAGTCATTGGCTACACGATCGCCCTCCTCTTTGGTTATATCATCTTCGGACGGATCGGAAAAGGGTTTGGCATTGATGACTTTGACAAATGGGGCTTTGCCTTGGTTGCCTTTTTACTGCTCTATATCGAGCTCAGGGACGTCATCGACCGCCGCGTTTGGTGGATCGGCATCGGGCTTGTGCTTGTCGGTTTGTCCTCACATCTGTATCTGATGGTGCGCGCCAGCGATAGACCCTTCATCAACGAAGGACACCCCAGCACCATGTCGATGTTCAAAGACTACGTGTTGCGCAAGCAATACGGAGAGACCTCGTTTTTTGTCCGCCGCGGACATTTCATCAAAGACCAGCTCGGCTACCATTTTCTCCGCTATTTCAATATGCAGTGGTTCAACGCGGAAATGCTCTCCAAGTGGCTGAGCGTTCCGGCAAACCTGATCAACTCGATCGGAACCGCTATCGTCGCTCTGCTGGGTCTATTTGGAGCTATCTTTCATCAGCGCCGCAACCGCCATAGCTTCTACTATTTCTTGTCGATCATGATCGTCACCACCATCGTGATGGTCTTCGTGATGAATCTATCGGATGGCGAAGTGCGCGACCGGGACTATTTCTTTGTCGTAGCCTATAACATGTGGGCTGTCTGGCTGGGCATCGGCGCCCTCGGCATACTCTATCTCTTCAAGACCGAGATGCCGAAATACATCCTCGCGGGCTTGATTCTGATCCTGCCTCTCATCAATTTCGTATCCCAATATCACGTGCATGACCGATCCAAAGAGTTCATCGCGCTCGACTATGGCGTCAATTTCCTGAACTCAATGGAGGAAAACGCCATCATCTTTACCAATGGAGACAACGACACCTTCCCCATCTGGTATGCCCAGGCGGTACATGATCCTTATGCCAAAGAGCATGTCTATCCGGCAAAAGATGTCTATCCATATCCCGCGGCACTGGAATCGATCAAGAGCGCCATGGACTTCAAGACCAAAAACCTCCGCGGCATCCGCAAGGACGTTTCCGTGGCGAATCTGTCGTTGCTGAACACTCCCTGGTACATCAAACAACTGCGGGACAAGGAAGGCATCCTTTTCAACTGGACGGATGAGCAGATTGACGAGCTCAGACCACGCGAGATCACTCAACCGTTGACGATTTCCGCAGGAGCCGCGGCACCCGATATGCGTTTCAGGGTCGATTATGAAAAAAGCCCCCCCTGGCGACAAAACGAACCAGTCTATCGGATCTCGGACCTCGCCGTCATGCAGATCATCAAAGCTAACTTCGGCAAGCGCCCCATCTATTTTGCCGTCACCTGCGAAAGCTACATCGGTTTTGACGATTATCTGCGCAACGAAGGCATGGTCAGCCGCCTCACTCACGTCAAAACGGACGAAGACGTCGCCGTCGAAATCAACCGTCTGCTGAACAATATCGACAAGGTCTATGAATATCGCTCCATCCTCGATGACAAGGTATATAAAGACGACAACATGCGCCGCCTGGTCATGAACTATGGATCCGGCTACGTTCGCGCTTCCACCTGGTTCATTAAAAAACGGGAATTTGAGAAAGCGAAACATTATATCGACAAAGCCCGCAAATTTGTCACCGACGAGATCCGCCTGATCGATTTCCACGTTCGCTACAATGCCGGCACCGGAAATTGGACGGCGCTGGACAAGTTCATCGAGGACAACGTTTTCAGACACAGCGACGGCTGGCGCATCTACCTCTCCTACGTGATGAGCTATCTGATGGACACCTATCCGGAAAAAGCTATGTCCTATTTCCGCAAAGGAATGCTCCAATATCCCGACCAGGATTACATGGCGGCCTTCACCTCCCATTTTGCCAAAAACACCGGCAAACAAGCAGAGGCGATCGCAATGTTTGATTCCATCCAACCCCTGATCAGATATGACCTGAGCAAACACAAAGCGTTCCTGATGCAGCGTCAATTACCCAGCACAAATGATTCGGATATGTTTGAATGA
- a CDS encoding DUF2851 family protein, with product MEEKFLYHIWDEGHLNPELKTAGGKSLRIIYPGQYNTNRGPDFCNAIISIDGNAIGGDIEIHLNTYDWIAHSHHEDHFFNNTVLHVVLEHRQNSHLTIKENGETIEILELKNQLSEDIDKLLARQRPGEKPASISYCDLLSAVDADTLSSILGYYGMRRFRSKVKRFNASLILSDFDQVLYEGMMEAVGYDKNKLNLLKIAQLIPYRLIREWHQQGMDALDLISIICVSSGLLEKSQKLVDEGFAALLRQRFEAQGFFAQRLDIPWQLFRIRPTSHPIYRIIALCSLILKTTDSGLINYFISHVRDFSLKEGDWYRGFNAIFAKNVLPGAEKFPKPGKGVIGNIYLNIFLPVVHLYHEKISDTKNLSRILDEYQSFPALQDNHITRFMANHTNPNLIKLALGKSIHQQGLIEIYYRFCRYRLCDECVTNARDT from the coding sequence GTGGAAGAGAAGTTTCTCTATCACATCTGGGATGAAGGACACCTCAATCCGGAGCTGAAAACCGCCGGCGGAAAATCCCTGCGCATCATCTATCCCGGTCAATATAACACCAATCGCGGCCCCGACTTTTGCAACGCGATCATCTCCATCGATGGCAATGCCATTGGTGGAGACATCGAAATCCACCTCAACACCTATGACTGGATCGCCCATTCCCACCACGAGGATCATTTCTTCAACAACACCGTCCTGCACGTGGTGCTGGAACACAGGCAAAACTCCCATCTCACGATCAAGGAAAACGGCGAAACGATCGAGATTCTGGAGCTTAAAAACCAGCTCAGTGAGGATATCGACAAGCTCCTGGCACGCCAGAGACCAGGTGAAAAACCTGCCTCCATCTCCTATTGCGACCTGCTCTCCGCAGTGGACGCGGATACCCTTTCATCAATTCTCGGCTACTATGGTATGCGACGCTTTCGGAGCAAGGTCAAACGTTTCAACGCCTCGCTCATTCTCAGCGATTTTGATCAGGTGCTCTATGAAGGCATGATGGAAGCGGTCGGCTATGACAAAAACAAGCTTAACCTACTGAAAATAGCCCAGCTCATCCCCTATCGGCTCATCCGCGAATGGCATCAGCAAGGCATGGACGCCCTCGATCTGATCTCCATCATCTGCGTGAGCAGCGGACTGTTGGAAAAGAGCCAAAAGCTTGTGGACGAAGGCTTTGCCGCGTTGCTCAGACAGCGCTTTGAAGCGCAGGGTTTCTTTGCCCAAAGGTTGGACATCCCCTGGCAGCTCTTTCGCATCCGACCCACAAGCCATCCCATCTACCGCATCATCGCCTTGTGCAGCCTGATCCTCAAGACCACGGATTCCGGCTTGATCAACTATTTCATCAGCCATGTCCGGGATTTTTCGCTGAAGGAGGGAGATTGGTATCGCGGCTTCAATGCCATCTTTGCCAAAAACGTCCTTCCCGGCGCGGAGAAATTTCCCAAACCCGGAAAAGGCGTGATCGGAAACATCTATCTGAATATTTTCCTCCCCGTCGTCCATCTCTATCACGAAAAGATCTCGGATACCAAGAACCTGAGCCGCATCCTCGATGAATATCAGAGTTTCCCCGCCTTGCAGGACAACCACATCACCCGCTTCATGGCAAATCACACCAACCCCAATCTGATCAAGCTCGCCCTCGGCAAATCCATCCACCAGCAAGGCTTGATCGAGATCTACTATCGCTTTTGCCGCTATCGCCTCTGCGATGAATGCGTGACTAACGCACGGGATACTTAA
- a CDS encoding transglycosylase domain-containing protein — protein sequence MKRRSILVRILRFLLFAHLWFWGVVAFFCLLYSFINPPVTPLMLHRYLVRGYDWQKRDFIELERIPKRTVNMTLSLEDGNYYNHFGFEWSMVKEAWQRNQKAGKIRFGASTISNQLARTLFLTTHRNYFRKYLEIQITVIMEAVMSKRRMLELYFNYVEWGKGVYGIESASRHYYGKSCNRIDRSQSMKLISILTNPIDYSLQTFHRSHSARQRYTMLARWY from the coding sequence ATGAAACGCAGATCCATCCTTGTCCGGATCCTCCGGTTTCTCCTTTTTGCCCATTTGTGGTTTTGGGGGGTCGTCGCCTTCTTTTGTCTGCTCTACAGTTTCATCAATCCACCAGTCACGCCGCTGATGCTGCATCGCTATCTGGTGCGCGGCTATGATTGGCAAAAGCGGGACTTCATTGAGTTGGAACGCATTCCCAAGCGCACGGTAAATATGACCCTGTCCCTCGAGGACGGTAATTATTACAATCATTTCGGCTTTGAGTGGAGCATGGTCAAAGAAGCCTGGCAACGCAATCAGAAAGCCGGAAAGATCAGATTTGGCGCCAGCACGATCAGCAACCAACTCGCACGCACGCTCTTTCTCACCACGCACCGCAACTATTTTCGCAAGTATCTGGAAATCCAGATCACCGTGATCATGGAAGCGGTCATGAGCAAGCGCCGCATGCTGGAGCTATATTTCAACTATGTGGAATGGGGCAAAGGCGTCTATGGCATCGAAAGCGCCAGCCGCCACTACTATGGCAAAAGCTGCAACCGCATCGACCGCAGTCAATCCATGAAGCTCATCTCCATCCTCACCAACCCCATCGACTATAGCCTCCAAACCTTTCACCGGTCTCATTCAGCCCGCCAGCGCTATACAATGCTGGCACGCTGGTATTGA
- the rpsT gene encoding 30S ribosomal protein S20: MPQHKSPMKRMKTDKKRQARNNYVKRTLKTLSKQLLVAEKTEEKQDMLNKLYAQLDKAAKKGVIHKRTASRRKARIANYLNKELKDKTE, from the coding sequence ATGCCACAACACAAATCACCCATGAAAAGAATGAAGACAGACAAGAAGAGACAGGCGCGCAACAACTATGTCAAACGCACTCTGAAAACTCTCTCCAAGCAACTGCTCGTCGCTGAAAAAACCGAGGAAAAGCAGGACATGCTAAACAAGCTCTATGCCCAATTGGACAAAGCCGCCAAGAAAGGCGTCATCCACAAGCGCACCGCCTCACGCAGAAAAGCCCGCATCGCCAACTACCTGAATAAAGAACTCAAAGACAAAACCGAATAA
- a CDS encoding glycosyltransferase: protein MRILLISYYFPPCGGAAVQRWHRWLPHLVKSGIEVQVLTSEGGDYPILDDSLLQEVPPSVKIWRSPAPRLGSIWLKLFGKDSRMPHGSLEYHEHRGMLKRILLWLRLNLVIPDLRVFWNPWAYRLARKLIRETPFDLIVTTGPPHSSHLIGLKLKKRFHLRWIADFRDPWSEIHYLKLNPPSKLSLYFHKRMERKVVSSADKCLVVSHNISARLPEGNKTVIYNGFDADKMDKIAYIPNSNFRVKYIGQITAGQDWEGLLSIISGLRDDAEISFIGTKLSPMQSRQLKDALGDRARLLPHQKQTDALCEMINSELLILMINYYEGSQGMLTTKLFEYIGSRTPILALGPHGGEAEKCLLEHHAGAYFDKSELRLALDFASIVKQAWHKRSDLRNASDLSALSSKQQSLRLIMELNTKNSH, encoded by the coding sequence ATGCGTATCCTCTTGATCAGCTACTACTTCCCACCCTGCGGTGGCGCGGCAGTGCAAAGATGGCATCGCTGGCTGCCGCATCTGGTCAAATCCGGGATCGAGGTTCAGGTTCTCACATCCGAGGGCGGTGATTATCCCATTCTGGATGACAGCCTCCTCCAGGAGGTTCCGCCATCTGTAAAGATCTGGCGCAGTCCGGCTCCCAGGCTGGGAAGTATCTGGCTAAAGCTTTTTGGCAAAGACAGCCGGATGCCCCATGGTTCATTGGAATATCACGAGCATCGGGGAATGCTCAAACGCATACTTTTGTGGCTGCGGCTCAATCTCGTCATTCCGGACCTGCGCGTCTTTTGGAACCCATGGGCATATCGACTGGCGCGAAAGCTGATCCGCGAAACCCCTTTTGACCTCATCGTCACCACCGGCCCGCCCCATTCAAGCCATCTGATCGGTTTGAAACTTAAAAAACGCTTTCACCTGCGCTGGATCGCCGATTTCCGCGATCCCTGGTCAGAAATCCACTATCTGAAGCTGAACCCTCCCTCCAAGCTCAGCCTTTATTTCCATAAACGCATGGAAAGAAAGGTCGTTTCATCCGCTGATAAATGCCTCGTCGTTTCCCACAACATCAGCGCCAGACTTCCCGAAGGCAACAAAACGGTTATCTACAACGGTTTTGACGCGGATAAAATGGACAAGATCGCCTATATCCCCAATAGCAACTTTCGGGTCAAATACATCGGACAGATTACCGCAGGACAGGACTGGGAAGGTTTGCTCAGCATCATCAGCGGGCTCAGGGACGATGCTGAGATATCTTTCATCGGCACCAAGCTCAGCCCCATGCAAAGCCGTCAGCTCAAAGACGCGCTCGGAGACCGGGCAAGGCTGCTACCCCATCAAAAGCAAACCGATGCGCTTTGCGAAATGATCAATTCCGAGCTGCTCATACTCATGATCAATTATTATGAAGGTTCACAAGGGATGCTGACCACAAAACTCTTTGAATACATCGGCTCGCGCACTCCGATCCTCGCTTTGGGACCTCATGGCGGCGAAGCGGAAAAGTGCCTCCTGGAGCATCATGCCGGTGCATATTTTGACAAGAGCGAGCTCAGGTTAGCCCTGGACTTTGCCTCGATCGTCAAGCAAGCTTGGCATAAGAGATCCGATCTCAGAAACGCCAGCGATCTATCCGCATTAAGCTCGAAACAGCAATCACTTAGGCTGATCATGGAGCTTAATACGAAAAATAGTCATTGA